taggctggtatcaaacccctgacctcaagtgatccacctgtctcagcctcccaaagcgctgggattacagatgagagccactgtgcatggcaagataaacttttaaaaaaaggtgGTACTATGAAAATTGGGTAAGaatattgaaaattataaaaattgagGCAGACACCATgaacatacaaaaaatatattcCCAAACTACTTGACGACTAAAAAGTGAAAAACCATATTCAGAAGAAAAAAGGTTAATATCCTTATGACATTGAGGATTTCTTAACACATAAACATGCACCAACAGTGAAGAAGATAGTTACATtaatattaaagttttttttttttgagacggagtcttgctctgtcgccaggctggagtgcagtggcacgatctaggctcactgcaaactctgcctcctgagttcaagcgattctcttgcctcagcctcccgagtagctgggactacaggcatgcaccatcatgttcagctaattttggtatttttagtagagacggggtttcaccatgttggccaggatggtctcaatctgttgacctcgtggtccgcctgccttggcctcccaaagtgctgggattacaggcgtgagctaccgcccCTGGCCATAAAGAACTTTTATATGGCAAAAATCACAAAGTGAAAATCCAAGCCGGGAACAGAGAGAAGACATTTGCAACCTCTATAAATGTCAAGAGGTTAATATCAATAATACATAAAGAGCATgtcaattcaacaggaaaaagCATCACAACAGAAAAAtttgcaaaggatatgaataggcaGTACAGGGTAGTGGAaaccaaatggccaataaatacagGAAAGGACCACCAACCTAAATAGCAATCAGAGTAACATAAATTTGAAAGCATCAAAGACACAATTTCAAACTTATCAGATTGGCAATAGTCCAAAAACATCAGGTTACTGGCAATATGGAGCAAGAGGAAATCTTATTGCTGGTGGAAGACTTTTTATAAGCATTTTGCTGAACAATTTTGAAATACTTAGGTTACAATGGAAAACATGAACATCTCACATTCCAATAGTTCCCACTTACAGGGATAGGTCTTAGAGAACCCCTCACACACTGCAGAAGAGTATTTGTGTGCTATTTTTAATAGTGAAAGGTAGGAAAAATGTAACTGTACCTCAGTAAGGAAAAGGATTTAtctgtaatattttctttccttaaaaaaaaatctgatgcaaagccaggcgtgatggcttatgcctgtaatcccagcactttcggaggtcgaggtgggtggactgtctgaggtcaggagtttgagaccagcctggtcaacatgatgaaaccccatctctactgaaaatacaaaaattagctgggcatggtggcaagcacctgtaatcccagctactcgggaggttgacgcaggagaatcacttgaacccgggaggcgggggttgcagtgagctgagatcgcacaattgcactccagccagggcaacaagagtgaaactccatctcaaaaaaaaaaaaaaaaaaaaaaaaatctgatgcaaggctgggtatggtggctcacacctgtaatcccagcactatgggaagccgaggcaggaggattgcttgtgcccatgagtttgagaccagcctgggtaatacagtgagaacttgtctttacaaaaatgttttgaattactaagcatggtgacacgtgcctgtagtcccagatactgaggccaaggtgggaggatcactgaagcttggcaggtggaggttaacagggagctgagatggcaccactgcattctagcttgggtgacagagtaagaccctgtctcaacaaacaaacatctGATGCAAATAAAGcatttgttaaatattattttgtatgcTTACCCATTAATCTCAAATactatatgaaaacattttaaatgtgaaaCATAAGCAATATTGCCTTTAACATTTACAGTAGGTTAAACATCTATTGAAGTGACCTCTGTTCACAAAAACATTAGGAACGCTcatctttttataaataattctctACAACTTAACACCTAGTAAGTAAAGCTTTTATTGCTTCTCTCCTGGAAATTATCCTATAAATGGGTTAACCTTGTAATGCTGATTCAAAAGCAGAAGTGAAAAGGCAATAGAActccttttaaaatctattctaatatcaatacttttaagttttaaattttgatctcATTAACCTTACGAATGTCaaccaacagaaaaataaaacacaccaaAAGATTCAGAACTCTTTAAGGACTGTAAAGGGAGAAGCCTGAAAGCCTGAAGTCAATCCTCCCTTTGTCCAAAACCACCTTAACGGCTCCAGCCCCATGAATTCCTAGTTTAAGAATCTCTATATTAGAGGCTATCAAAAGTTAGTAATTGTAGCTAACTTTTATAGAGTGCCTACTAAATGCGGAACACTGTTCGAAGGGCTTTACATTTATTAAGTCACTTTTAAATCATAAACACACTGAGATCAGGAAATTGGTTTAACTATTCTTAGTTTCAGTTCCCCGTAGAACACTACAATATTTTGAGAAAGATCATCTTCACGTAACTTTTACTACAGTATGGTTTTAATTCTGCCACTTTATTATTAGTccttgttaatctcttactgtgcctaactTTATTATAGGTGTATGTATGGATAGGAAAAAAAACAGTTCGTATAGGGCTTGGTACTAAACTTGGTTTCAGGCATCCCAGGGGGTCCTGAAACATATTCCTAGTAAACAGGAGGGAACTACTTATTTCCAATGTCCACATAagcaaactgaggcacacagagggcTATTTGCCTACAGTTaaatagctagtaagtggtgtagacaagattcaaatccaggcagttTGGTTGCAGAGCATATACTCAACCAGGAATCTTTGCTAGTTAATTAGACAATTAATGAGAAAAGGTGTATCAGGAAAACTTAATCTGAGAGTTACAAATAAGTATTTTCTAAATGAGGTCGGAAGAAAAAAGGGTAAAACCAGAGTCTCCAAAGCACTTCTGTCTGTTGTATTCCTTGCCAAACAATAAAACTGTGATTCTGTTTCCTGCTTTGAAAATCAGTTCTGTTTTGTACTGCTCAATGCCTTTAAGATGAAGGTTTCTTTGTAATATTAACAATCAGTGCACTCTTTCTTTCAACTCCTTTATTAAATTGGTTGCAAAAAAGATATACATTCTTATATTGACAATTCTTATCATGaataaaagcatcaaaaataAGGCAACAGCAAGATGTGCTTCACATACAAACAATCATGTTGTAAGAATAAGAAACCTGAATCCCTGTACAACAAAAAGATTAGGAAGCAAAATGTGAATAAGCTTGTATTCAGAATAtacctatatgtgtgtgtgcaaagACAATACACTCATCATATACCTCACTTAGGTTCCTTTATGATGCATAATTCCTTAATCATTCATTTGTGAAACAAGAATGAATATTAAGAAACATGAAATccaaattgcatttattttcacaatatCAATGCTAAACTCAAAATAGCAACTTCATTGACTCTCAATGGTAAATTTCAAACATGGAAAgcaatcttaatttttttaaccctGTGAATAGGGTCTGCAAAAAACAGTGGATTATTTTGATTACAAAGAGGCTGGGTCTCAGCCTGCACTTAAATAGCATGAGCAACAAAGGACAGGAAACAAATATCACTAAGAGTAATGCCCATACATATAAAGATATCTAGTTGAGCCATGTTCTTTCTACTTATATAGCAAGCCTATTAAACCACTAGCATAATAGATTATATCTCATGAAACAGAATTACTATATTAACTACACATCTATCAGAAATTTCCAAATCCCTGCTCCCAACACAATTTTAGTACACCTATTAAGTACCACGGGtcatttagaaaaacagaaaaaaatatacaccTAGTCTTTGCAATTAAAATCATCGTAACATAAACAATGTTAGATATAAATTTTGAACTCAATATGTTTTTCCTACATATTTATGTAATCAAGGCTTTTTAAGCAAAGACGGGTCTTAGGTATATGATCTGTACAAACTTACAGTAGTGTATATTCCAAATAAAGATTTTTCTTCCTACTATGGTATGACAATATAACTGCTTTCCGAATGAAGATACATGTTAAGGCTTAAGGTGTaaacactttggaaggcaaacAGCTTAGTGAAAAAAATTATGGTTCATTTCAAAATGTGTATCATTTAATAATAGGCCCCTGAAGTTTCAAATTTACATGTGAGAACACATTTACATCTTAACTTTCTAGGAAAGGCACAGGCTTTATGTAAAAAAGCAGCAAAATTTTAAACCCACCAATATACTGACAAAGCCATTACTTTTATTAGAAACAAATAATGCTTCTCAAGATGTTGGCAACATGTCATAGTATCAACATATACTTCATACAGtgtatttttccctttaattataTTCCGGTAGGAGGTGGAATACCTCCTTGGCTATGAGGGGCAGACGTATTTGATGGACTGTGTAGGCTGGTCTCCTTGTACACAAACCAAGCATTTCCTCCCCAAAGTATCATATTCAGAAAGCCAAAGATCTacgaaagagaaaaataaatatgaaaatcaaaTACCTACTTATAAAAATTCATGCCCTACATGAAAAAAtctcactttttctttaaatatttttaggcaGTACGCcattatttcacttaaagttTAATACtaaatacaatgtgaaataaagaaggaagactATATTTCAACGTACAAAATGTGGTTATATAAATGACTTATTCCCAATGAAATAAGGCTAAATCTCTAAATCTGTAACATATAAAATCATGGCTAAGAGATTTAGCTATTCTTCTGAATGCTTTCACTTTCCTCCTATTTAGAATGATTATCAACTGCTCGTGTACCTTTTCCCATTTACCTCTTATCACCCCCTCCTACCATCTCTTCTACTCCAATCCAACAGTTGCAGCTACAAAAAAAGAGGAGTCACACAACTTTATTTCCCATCCCAATTAGTCAACCTCAAAGAAATTAATCTtcctggctgggtgtgatggctcacgccagaaaccccagcactttgagaggctgaagcaggcagatcacttgaggtcaggaggagtttgagaccacctgaccaacatggtgaaaccctgtctctactgaagatacaaaagaattagccaggagtggaggcacatgcctgtaatcccagctacttgggaggctgaggcaggagaatcacttgaacccaggaggtggaggttgcagtgtgccaagatcatgccactgcattccagcctgagcgacacagtgaaactctatctcaaaaaaaaaaaaaaaagaaattaatcttCTCAGATATAAATCTGACTAGATGAAAGAAAGTCTCAGAGATGAATAAAATCATGATCTTGTTTACAGGcaatactttttttaaacaaacttttcTTCACTAACCACTATATTGTAACTAGAATTCAGATAgctgagtaaaaataaaaatcatccagAGATTTACTGAAAGCTATTGCTTTCTTGAATTACTAGTACTTTAAACAAgtatatgaaataaattataaataatgcatACATACCACAGATACATTTAGGGATCCCATACTGGTCACAGAGCCAAAGTAACacagtatttctttcttcttacaaGGTGAAAGTTCCTGAACAATATTGTGACCGGTAGCTATTTTAATATCTGTCAGAGCTTTAGCCCAGGCAGAAGTGCTCACCAACCACAAAAAAGTGGCAACAAGTGTAACAACAAAGTCCTAAAGCAAAAATCAGTAAGAGTTAATAATGAACAATTAATTTTAATACTAAATTTCAAATCcatgatgaagaaactgagattacATTCAACCTTATGGTACTGAGAAATGGCCTTCATGATATACTTTATTAAAAAAGTCAGTGAGCATAGTAAACATTGCTGTTAGTGTTACAAGCACAGTGCCTGAGTTACAACAGTAAATAAGACTCAGTCATCTCCTCAGAAGTCTAAGATTTTCACACTAGAAACCAAAGTTTTATACACCCTTCATCATAACCTCACCTCAGCCACTTACTCCCAGGATCATACCTTGGACCTTGTCATCACCAATAACTGTATCCTTCCATACTCTGTTTTTGATCATCCCATTTTCCGATAACACCTCTTTCCAGCTCACTCTCTCTGGCACCCCAATCCTAAAACTCCTTTGACCCCACCAAGACCTACAATCTGATCCTACTGCTTTCTTACTGTCTCACCACTTCACTAAtgtactcacttttttttttttttttgagacagagtctcgctctgttgcccaggttggagtgcaatggcatgatctcggctcacagcaacctctgcttcccgggttcaagtgattctcctgcctcaatctcccaagtagctgggattacaggtgctcaccactacacccagctaattttttttgtatttttagtagagatggggtttcaccatgttagtcaggctggtctcgaactcctgacctcaggtgattcgcccacctcagcctcccaaagtgctgggattacaggcgtgagccactgcgcccggccattctCACTTCTTTTAATCAATTTCTACTCTAAGGGCCTTCGTTATCATCCCTTGCATATACTCTCAACTCCCTTATCCTTCTTCTGCAAAGCTCTAACTTTAAACTGAATTCTCCATGAGATGAATAATAAAATGGTGAAAAGCACACACCAGAACGGTATCTCCTTTAAATTTCCTAACCACAAATTTTAAGAATgctcattatattaaaaaaaaggcaacaacaaaaatctcCCAAGACACCTTATCACTATTAACTCTGTACTGAATCCTTTGCTATTTATTACAAAGAATGGGatggttttaatattttagaataaatggtTCTAATGGgtggttttaatattttagatCATAAGTCCAATCTTGTTTGATCTTCCTTCAAATTAATGACCAGGTTaggaataatataaaatttttatcttttggatGCTATATATGctaaacatatacatacactcAAGGACAGGCGCTCTTATACATCTGCAGCAAAAATCTTTCTAACCTCAGAATGGGTTTTGGAGCTTATCACagaagcattttgttttttaaataaacccaattagtttttaattattttgccaGCCACCTTTTAGtcatttattaggttggtgcaaaagttattgcggtttttgctatttattttaatgataaaaaccacaattatttttgtaccaacctaatatttaGGATAAATACCAGTGACCTCTTACGAGATATAGAAGCTATGCTATATAGCTTGCCCACTTGGTCAAGACAACACTGAATGAATACTTAAGATTAGAGAACCAAAAATAATTACTAATTACACAAACACGAAAGTACATGCACTTTGTATCTGAGCTCTCTGCTGCTACTTGTCCTTTTAAAAAACCTAGATCAAAGAGAAAAGCCTAGAAATATAGCTTATATTTTCTGCACTGTGGAAGTACTCCCCTTTTTACTGCTGTACATCTGCTATACATTCTGCTGCAGGTAGACATTTTCTAAACACTTGCTAGAAATAGTGTCTTTTGGAAAACTGATGAGTAACATGAGGTTATATCGCATgttaaataatttctctttacGGAAAAGTTCACAACTTTGATCAATATATGTCAAATCCTCCTAATTTTCAGgtattttcttccttccaaattcttttttttttttttttttttctggttatgcTCTTAAATCCACTTGGATGGCTTGGGGTATGACATTCTTCTATTTCAAAAGCAGGAACTTTTCTGAAAATGATGCACAAAGTAACCTAGGTTGAAGGAACGTGGGGGAATTCTGGTCCCTTCAGATAGTATTTGCTCTACTCAGGACTCTAGTCACACTGCACTCTAAGTGAATGGTGCCACCTGGAGCTCTGCAATGCACGACCTGCAGCTGCCCAGGGCAGCTCTACTCCTCCCAACAATTCATAATGTGATTCATAGATTTTTAGAATTTGGGATACCCTATTTTTGTTTGGATTCATTTTCTGGTATTCTCAATTTTCCACATTGCCTTGAAACCTTAAACTCCTGCTACTTAACAAAAAAAGTGCTATATTTACTTCAAAAGAGAATTGAAGTAGATTTAAATTTTCATAATTGAAATACTCCTAGAAACACCTTAGCACAGAATTGGGAATATTGCTAAAAGGGCTCATTAATAGTACCTAAAAATTAATGTCATATTTGGCTATATCTTTAATTTTGGGTATCTCAACCCACCCCCCaccctctactttttttttcccctgagatggagtcttgctctgtcacctaggctagagtgcagtggtgtgatcttggctcactataacctccacctcctgggttcaagtgattctcctgcctcagcctcgagagtagctgggattacagggacccaccaccatgtctagttaatttttgtatttttagcagagatggggtttcaccatgttggccaggctggtctcaaattcctgacctcctagagtgatccacccacctcagcctcccaaaatgccgggattacaggcatgagtctgtAATCAGTCTCTCACTGCACTCAGTCTctcaaagaaaacttttaaatatttttatggttaaattaaaaatagaactgaaaattaaatttagaagCTAGACTTTTATAGACAAGAAGCACccattatataacaataaaaacctacttaaggaaccaattctggattATTTCTTTATATGACCACTAATTGGTCATTCGGAGGTGGAaaattactttttacttttctgaatgATACAACTAGgtcagttttatagttttatcagACAGAAAAACCACCTACAAAAACAGGTCTGAATGCTGCTTTAAGAAgtgtagtatttttaaaagtttactagacaaaatatgagaaataaaggGCACATTGATAGATTTAGTAAAAAAATTTGTTGGGATAATGACAAAATGGCGAGAAATAGCTTCTAGTTATAAAGAATTTTAACGAAATGTAATTATCTATAAGATCATTCTAGTTCCCTTTTCAATAAGATTTGAAAAGTCTGCAGAAAACATAGATTCCTAACATGTATGTTGGATAAgcactgcaaattaaaacagttgaCATCTTATCTTTTTAACAACCGAGAAGTATTTTATGCAAACCTCTAGTTTTCTTATGTCTCCTATGACATAAGAAACAGAATAAATCTGAATGATAGAAGACTGTTGTATTACTTACTTATCATTTCCATTCTTATGATCCagcagcaaaaattaaaaataaataagtaaataaaatttgtaatCTTATTTAATATTCCTTCATATTTAAATAGCCTTCCCTTTAAAGTAACTTCACAATAATTAGCAGATGTGTTTTCTCATACATATGAATGACCAGTATCACACATAAAAAACACCTCTGTTCTCCCTTTAAGTTACTAATAACTGACTTTGTagttactcttttttttgagatagagtctcgctctgtcgcccaggctggagtgcagtggccggatctctgctcactgcaagcgccgcctcccgggttcacgccattctcctgcctcagcctcccgagtagctgggactataggtgcccgccacctcgcccggctagttttttgtattttttagtagagacggggtttcaccatgttagccaggatggtctcgatctcctgaccttgtgatccacccctctcggcctcccaaagtgctgggattacaggcttgagccactgcacccggcctatagtTACTCTTTTATAGTGGAGGTGTAACTTAAAACCATGATTTATCTCTGGATTTGCCACCAATAATCCAGGGCAGATCCTACTAACTAAATCTCAGAGAATATTTCTAGCTCAGTAGGCTCTGAAGCCAAAAGTATCAGGACTTCAAATCTAAGTCCTTTGTTGATACCTCAAAGATTCAAAATTAGTTCATGGCTGCCACTAAGGCTGAGTATAAGAATTATCTGGGTCTGATTTTAAATTAAGGAGTTTAGGGACATAGACCAGGAATCAACAAACTTCTTTCGAAAAGGGCCAAATAGCAAATCTATTTTTTATCTCTGTTACAACTACTCAACTTAACCACTGAAGCAGCCACAGGCAATGTGTAAATGATTTTGTATGGCTGAGTtccaaaaaaaactttatttaaaaaaaacaaggccaggctcggtggccaCACCTATAacccccaggactttgggaggcaaggcaggcagatcacttgagcccaggagtttgagaccagcctgggcaacatggtaaaactctgtctttacaaaaatacacaaaaagtaactgagtatggtggcttgtgccagctactcaagaggatcatttgagcccaggaggttgaggctgcagcaagccaagatagtgctactgcattccagcctgggcgacagagcgagaccttgtctcaaaaagtaaatacataaataaagaagtaaaagtaaaaaataagacaGTGACCTCTGGGACATAGTTTGCGAACCCAAGATATAGATAATTAAGCTCAATAAGTTTTGTAGAAGTATAAAGTGAGCcttcagggaaagaaaaaaagtaagaagcAGAAAGACTTATGAGACTATGTTGTGATAAGTAATTCTTCAAATTAAAAGAGTTAATTTCGACTTAATTTTTTTGCTATTTGTAACCTGATGTGCTTTATTACAT
This Macaca mulatta isolate MMU2019108-1 chromosome 3, T2T-MMU8v2.0, whole genome shotgun sequence DNA region includes the following protein-coding sequences:
- the SYPL1 gene encoding synaptophysin-like protein 1 isoform X2, with the protein product MIDFVVTLVATFLWLVSTSAWAKALTDIKIATGHNIVQELSPCKKKEILCYFGSVTSMGSLNVSVIFGFLNMILWGGNAWFVYKETSLHSPSNTSAPHSQGGIPPPTGI